The following proteins are co-located in the Sebastes umbrosus isolate fSebUmb1 chromosome 24, fSebUmb1.pri, whole genome shotgun sequence genome:
- the LOC119483345 gene encoding sodium/hydrogen exchanger 2-like has protein sequence MGTSVWTERGFFFTLLVLFLCCFGGICEIQESKPSKQTNLPGVEPFHNDLDGPQALPDPERVNLPVFTMDYPRIQVPFEFTLWVLLASFAKIGFHIYHKITIWIPESCLLIAIGLIVGAIMHAVKEEPPAVLNSNVFFLYMLPLIVLDNGYFMPTRPFFENAGTVMWYAVVGTLWNSIGIGLSLFAICQIEVFGVQDINLQENLLFASIISAVDPVAALNVFEDIGVNEQIYIVIFGEGLFNDAVTIVLYNMLSYLADLPVVESTDVFLGIARFFVVAAGGVLFGLLFGFAAAFTTRFTHNVRQIEPLFVFMYSYLAYLVCECFAISSVMAIITCAITMKYYVEENVSQRSCTTIRHVVKMLATVSETLIFFFLGVVTITTEHEWNWAYILFTLLFAFIWRGLGILVLTQIINPFRTIQFSFKDQFGLAYGGLRGAICFALVFTLPDTINRKNLFVTASIAVIVFTVFLQGISIRPIVEYMNIRKTNKDLNTINDEVHSRMMEHVVCGIEDLCGQWSHYYWKDKFKKFNDRVLRRILIRDNRAESSIVALYKKLELQNAIGLLDTSIGDLSAAPSIVSIYDERKDASRPKKKFLAADISKMHDILSKNMYKIRQKTTAYTNKYNLPDDSRTREILIRRHASIRRSIRAESFREQPARNIPKSQKYYSLQPGGDLETAFALRRRNHGGSGDVDPLSGRPQSTSVTPRSSSRSLVPMRRMKTITESRGAREQPAASAQPPSHPPGVDVLDERGRALVPAQRRRTPDEVDGDEDPFDSTGEREEAVRPPQLPPPRGWVPENQDPRGNETGNPLLRPLRPSSQGSRGSGRS, from the exons ATGGGGACCTCTGTTTGGACTGAGAGAGGATTCTTCTTCACGCTTTTggtcctcttcctctgctgtttTGGAGGAATATGTGAGATCCAGGAATCTAAACCGTCAAAGCAGACCAACCTTCCTGGTGTCGAACCTTTCCACAATGACCTCGACGGGCCCCAGGCCTTACCGGACCCGGAGAGGGTCAACCTCCCCGTGTTCACCATGGACTACCCTCGGATCCAGGTCCCCTTTGAGTTCACTCTCTGGGTGCTGCTGGCCTCTTTTGCCAAAATTG GTTTCCACATTTACCATAAAATCACCATCTGGATCCCAGAGTCCTGCCTCCTGATCGCCATCGGCCTCATCGTGGGCGCCATCATGCACGCAGTCAAAGAAGAGCCCCCTGCTGTCCTCAACTCCAACGTCTTCTTCCTCTACATGCTCCCGCTCATCGTCCTCGACAATGGCTACTTCATGCCCACGAGGCCGTTCTTCGAGAACGCTGGCACTGTGATGTGGTACGCCGTGGTGGGAACCCTGTGGAACAGCATCGGCATCGGGCTCTCCCTCTTCGCCATCTGCCAGATTGAGGTGTTTGGAGTTCAAGACATCAACCTGCAG GAGAACCTCCTGTTTGCCTCCATCATCTCGGCCGTGGACCCCGTCGCTGCTCTGAATGTGTTTGAGGACATCGGAGTCAACGAGCAGATATATATAGTCATATTTGGAGAGGGGCTCTTCAACGATGCTGTCACTATT GTGCTTTACAACATGCTTTCCTACCTGGCCGACTTGCCCGTCGTTGAATCCACCGATGTGTTTCTGGGGATAGCCCGGTTCTTCGTGGTGGCGGCCGGTGGCGTCCTCTTTGGCCTCCTGTTTGGATTTGCAGCTGCGTTCACCACACGTTTCACCCACAATGTCCGTCAGATCGAGCCCCTCTTCGTCTTCATGTACAGCTACCTGGCGTACCTGGTCTGTGAGTGTTTCGCCATCTCCAGCGTGATGGC CATTATAACATGCGCCATCACCATGAAGTACTACGTGGAGGAGAACGTGTCCCAGAGATCCTGCACCACCATCCGCCATGTTGTCAAGATGCTGGCCACCGTCTCCGAGaccctcatcttcttcttcctggGTGTCGTTACCATAACGACCGAGCACGAGTGGAACTGGGCCTACATCCTGTTCACGCTGCTGTTCGCCTTCATCTGGAGAGGGCTTG GCATCCTGGTGCTGACCCAGATCATCAACCCGTTCCGGACCATCCAGTTCTCTTTCAAAGACCAGTTTGGCCTCGCCTACGGGGGCCTGCGAGGGGCCATCTGCTTCGCCCTGGTCTTCACCTTACCAGATACCATCAACAGGAAGAACCTGTTCGTCACGGCTTCAATCGCCGTTATTGTATTCACCGTTTTCTTACAG GGCATCAGCATCCGTCCCATCGTAGAATATATGAACATCAGGAAAACCAACAAAGACCTGAACACCATCAACGATGAGGTTCACAGCAGG ATGATGGAGCACGTTGTTTGTGGTATTGAGGACTTGTGTGGACAATGGAGCCACTATTACTGGAAAGACAA GTTTAAGAAGTTCAACGATCGTGTTTTGAGGCGCATCCTGATCCGGGACAACAGGGCTGAGTCCAGCATCGTGGCTCTGTACAAGAAACTGGAGCTGCAGAACGCCATCGGGTTACTGGACACGTCTATTGGAGACCTCAGCGCGGCGCCATCTATCGTTTCCATCTA CGACGAGAGGAAGGACGCGTCTCGACCCAAGAAGAAGTTCCTGGCTGCTGACATCAGCAAAATGCACGACATCCTGTCAAAGAACATGTACAAGATCAGACAGAAG ACGACGGCTTACACCAACAAATACAATCTGCCAGACGACAGCCGAACCAGAGAGATTCTGATTCGCCGCCACGCCAGCATCAGACGCAGCATACGAGCTGAAAGTTTCCGCGAGCAG cCGGCACGAAACATCCCCAAATCTCAGAAGTACTACTCGTTGCAGCCAGGAGGCGATCTGGAGACCGCCTTCGCCCTCAGACGACGAAATCATG GTGGAAGTGGTGACGTGGACCCCCTCTCAGGCCGTCCCCAGTCCACTAGTGTGACGCCACGCTCCTCATCCCGCTCTCTAGTCCcgatgaggaggatgaagaccATCACGGAGTCTAGAGGTGCAAGGGAGCAGCCAGCCGCTTCCGCCCAGCCACCCTCACATCCTCCTGGGGTGGACGTCTTAGACGAGAGAGGGAGGGCACTGGTTCCTGCACAAAGGAGGCGTACTCCGGATGAGGTAGATGGAGATGAAGACCCCTTTGACTCAACAGGAGAAAGGGAGGAAGCGGTGCGACCTCCCCAGCTGCCACCACCTCGTGGCTGGGTACCCGAGAACCAGGATCCCAGAGGAAATGAGACAGGAAACCCCCTACTCAGACCACTCAGACCCTCGTCACAGGGGTCTCGGGGGTCAGGGAGGTCATGA